The Solidesulfovibrio fructosivorans JJ] genome includes the window GGGCGCGGCCGGCAAAGGTGAAGCTGAACAGCTCGGGCGCGCCCTTCGGGGCCGCGTCGATGAGGGCTTCGCCGCCCTTTTGCAGCTTGCCGAAGAGCATTTCCTGGGCAAGCGCGTCCTTGATCTCCTCCTGGATGACCCGGGCCAGGGGCCGCGCGCCGTAATCGGGATCGAAACCCTTTTCGGCGAGCTTGGTCACCGCCGCCGGGGTCAGGCGCACGAACACCCGCTTCTCGGCCATCTGGGCGTTCAGTTCGCGCAGGTACTTCTGCACGATGCGGTCCATGATCTCGGGCGTGAGCGACTTGAAGGTCACGATGCCGTCGAGGCGGTTGCGGAATTCGGGGCTGAAAAGCTTGTTGACGGCCTTGAGCCCCTTGTCCGAGGTGTCCTCGGGCTTGCCCGAACCGAAGCCGATGCTCTTGGCCGACATCTCCCGGGCCCCGGCATTGGTGGTCATAAGCAGCACCACGTGGCCGAAGTCGGCCTTGCGGCCGTTGTTGTCGGTGAGCGTGGCATAGTCCATCACCTGCAGCAGGATGTTGAACATGTCCGGGTGGGCCTTCTCGATTTCGTCGAGGAGCAGCACCGAATACGGATGCTTGCGGATGGCATCGGTGAGCAATCCGCCTTGCTCGAAGCCGACATAGCCCGGAGGCGAACCGATCAGCCGGGCCACGGCGTGCTTCTCCATGTATTCGCTCATGTCGAAGCGCACGAAGTTGATGCCGAGCACGGCGGCGAGCTGCTTGGCCATCTCGGTCTTGCCCACGCCGGTCGGGCCGGCGAGCAAGAACGATCCGGTCGGCTTGCAGTCGTTGGCCAGCCCCGCCCGGGAGCGCAGGATGGCCTTGGCAATGGCGTCCACCGCCTGATCCTGGCCGAAGATGAGGTCTTTAAGCTCGCCTTCCAGGTTCTCCAGGCGCACCTTGTCCGAGGACGTCACCCGGGCCGCCGGGATCTTGGCCATGGAAGCCACGACCTTTTCCATCTCGGCCACGCCGATGGCGCCCTTGGTGTTGCCGGTGAGCTTGCGCACGGCCCCGGCCTCGTCGATGACGTCGATGGCCTTGTCCGGCAGGAAGCGGTCGTTGATGTGGCGGGCGGAAAGCTCCACCGCCGCCCGAAGCCCGGCCGGGGTGTAACGCACGCCATGGTGGGCCTCGTAGTAGGTGCGCAGGCCCTTGATGATCTCCACGGCCTCGTCGATGGTCGGCTCGCCCACGTCGATCTTCTGGAACCGGCGGGACAGGGCCCGGTCCTTTTCGAAGTAGTTCTTGTACTCCTCGTAGGTGGTGGAGCCGATGCAGCGCAGCTTCCCGGACCCGAGCACGGGTTTGAGGATGTTGGAGGCATCGAGGGTGCCGCCGCTGGTCGCGCCCGCGCCGACGATGGTATGGATCTCGTCCACGAAGAGGATCGCCCCGGGCTTTTGTTCGAGCTCGGCCAAAACGCCCTTGAGCCGCGCCTCGAAATCGCCCCGGTACTTGGTGCCGGCCAGAAGCGCGCCCATGTCCAGGGCGTAGATGAGCGTATCCTTGAAGGACTCCGGCACGTCGCCCCCCACGATGCGAAGGGCCAGCCCCTCGGCCAGGGCGGTTTTGCCCACGCCCGGATCGCCGACGAAAATGGGATTGTTCTTGCGGCGGCGCAACAGCACGTGGATGGTGCGGGTCAATTCCTGGTCGCGGCCGATCAGCGGATCGATCTCGCCCTTTTGGGCCTTGGCCACCAGGTCCACGGTGTACTGCTCCAGGGCCGAGCCGGATTTTGCGGCCGCCTCGCCCTCGCCCTCGGTCGTCGCCTCGCGGCCCGAGCCGTGGGAGATGTATTCCAGCACATCCAGTCGGGACACGTTGTGGGACTTGAGGTAGTAGACCGCGTAGGAATCTTCCTCGTCGAAGATGGCGGCCAGGACGTCGCCCACTTCCACCTGCTGTTTTCCGGACGACTGCATCTGCATGATGGCGCGCTGGAGCACCCGCTGGACGCTTATGGTCTGCACCACCTCGGAATCGGCGTTCTGGGGCAGGGCTTCCATGTGATCGGTGAAAAAACGTTCAAGCTGATGCTTAAGCCGCACCACATTGGCACCGCAGTGGACAAGGATGTCCCGGCCGGTCTCCTCCAGGAGCATGGCGTAGAGCAAGTGCTCCAGGGTGAGATATTCGTGATTGCGCCGCTTGACCTCCTTGACGGCGTTGGTCAAGACCTTCTCCAGTTTCTTGCTGAGCATTCAGACCTCTTCCATGCTGCATTTGAGCGGGTAGCCGTTTTCCTTGGCCAGCCGGTGCACGAGAGACACCTTGAGCTCGGCCACTTCGGCCGTGTACTCGCCACAGACGCCCACACCGTTGTTGTGGACGTTCAGCATGATCTGTGTGGCTTCGTTTTCGTTTTTATGGAACACGCCGACGAGGACCTGGATAACGAATTCCATGGTCGTGTAATCGTCATTGTGCAAAAGCACTTTGTACCTTCTCGGCTCGCGGACTTCCTCTTCGACTTCCACGCCGAGACCCGGTTGTTCCTGTTCAATGGGATGACTCATTGGGCTTGCTGTCACCTTTTCCCGGATACCGGGGGACTTCGGGGCGTTACCACGCCCTGATTTGCTGCTTTTCGTAGAAATAAGTCGCCCTGGCGCGCTGTCGAGGGGCGATGGCGCAAACGCACGCCGCGCCCACTCCGCCTTGCACCCCATGAAATGGGGTACGAGAAATCGCGCCTACTGACAACAGGCTTCGCAGTACATTGAAATCGTTGCGGATCAGAAGGTAATTACAAAACCGTTGAAAATACGTGGCGGGAGTGGCCGCTCTTTGCCGGGTTCTCCCCTCTCGCGTTCTCCCTTTCAAACGTCTTCCGGCGAAGGCGCGCGCGACAAGGGGCAAGGGGGAAAACCGCTCGCCCAATCCACAAGGGGAAAGGAAGTCAGGACAGGTCGGACAAAACGCTGGCGCGTTCGTCGGGGCCGAACACGAAGCTGTCACAGGCCGGCAGGCCGCAGGCGGCCAGATGGGCCTGGTAAAGGGCGTGGTAGGTCAGTGGGATGGCGTCGGCCATGGAGAGCCCGAGGATTTCGGCCACGGCGGCGATGGTCCCGGCCGGGCCTTCGATTTCCAGGTAGCGGCCGAACGGCAAGCGGTCGAGGCAAACGTGGGTCTCGCCCACTTGCCAGGTTTCCCGGATTTTTTCGTAGCGCAGGGCCGGGGCGTAGCCCAGGGCGCAAAAGATCGACTCCATGACGGCCGGATCGGCCACCCGGGTCTCGATTTCCCGCCGGACCTTGATCCCGGAGCCGACGGCCGTTTCGGACGGGAGCTTGAGCGTCACCCGGCCTTCGCCGTCGCGGCGCAGGCGCAAGAGCACGTCGCGATGCCGCAGCGCCCTGTCCGGGGTGTCGAAGACGATATTTTCCTCGAACACCCGGGACAGGCGCACGCCGCCAGCCTTGGCAAGCGCCTCGCGCATGGGCGCAAAGGCCGTCACGGCAAACTTGGTTTCGATCTCGTCGGCATCGGACACGGCGGCCGCTCCTCGGGTTGCAATCCTGCCGGGATTCCAAAGGGCGCGCCCTTTGGCCGCCGGAGGCTTTCCCCCCAGACCATGGCACCTACAGGTCGAGCCTGTATTTGAAGTAGGCGGCGCAGCCCCCTTCCGTGGAGACCATGCACGGCCCCACGGGCGTGGCCGGAGTGCAGGCCTTGCCGAAAAGCGGGCACTCGTTGGGGGCCATCTTGCCCTTGAGCACCTCGCCGCAACGGCAGCCGGGAAGCGGCGGCGTTTCCTTCAGTTCCACGCCCGGCAGGCGCATGGCGTCGAAATCGGCGAATTCGTCGCGCAGGACCAGCCCGCTTTGGGGAATGAGCCCCAAGCCCCGCCAGAGCGCGTCGGCCGGGGCGAATACCTCGTCCATCATGGCCATGGCCACGGGATTGCCGGCATCGGACACCACCCGGGTATAACCGTTGCGGATGGTGGGGGCGTCGTTTTTGAGCATGCCCGCGATGTCGAGCAGCGCGGTCAGGATGTCCAGGGGCTCGAAACCGGCGATGACCGAGGGCACGTGGTATTTCCCGGCCACAAAGGCATACGGGGTCGCGCCGATGATGGCCGAGACGTGGCCCGGCAGGACGAACGCGTCCACGTTGATGTCCGGGTCCGAGAGCAAGGCCTCGAGCGCCGGCGGCACAAGCTTGTGAAAGGAAAGCACCCGGAAATTTTTGAGATTCTGCTCCCGGGCCAGCTTGATGGTGGCGGCCACGGCCGGGGCCGTGGTCTCGAAGCCGACGCCGAGGAAAACGACCGTGCGGCCGGGGTTGGCCGCGGCAACGGCCAGGGCGTCGACTGGGGAGTAGACGACCTCCACCCGCGCCCCGTCGGCCTTGGCGGTTTTGAGGTTGCGTCCCTTGGGACCGGGCACGCGCATGAGGTCGCCGAAAGTGGCCAGCACCACGTCGTCGCGGCCGGCCAGATCCAAAAAGGCGGCCACTTCGGATTCGTGGGTGACGCACACCGGGCAACCCGGCCCGGTCAGATGGGTGATGGTCGGCGGCAGCAGGCTGCGCAGCCCGGATTGGAAAATGGCCACCGTATGGGTGCCGCAGACTTCCATGAACCGAAAGGGGGTGGTCGCCTCGGCGGTCAGGCGCGCGAGCAGCGCCCGGCACAGCTGGGGGTCCTTGAACGCCTCAAACGAGTTCAAGATCCAAGCCTTCCTGAAAAAGTTTGATGGTTTCCAGGGCGTCCTCGCGGTCGAGACGGCGGATGGCGAACCCGGCGTGGACGATGACGAAGTCGCCCACGGCCGGCGCGGCGTCGATGAGGTCAAGGCGCACTTGGCGGGTGACCCCGCCGATTTCCACATCGGCCACTTTATCGTGTATGGCGGTGATTTCCATGGGGACGGCAAGGCACATAGGGTGCTCCTCTGGCAAAGGGATGACGACGGGCGAGGCTGCCCGGCGCGTTTGGGGAAATATGCGCATCCGCAAGGGCTTTGTCAAAAGCCGGAGGTTTATTGGTTGGTCGGCCGGTGGGGGTATCGCGAACGCGGGCGGCGTATATTTGAAGAATACCCCTTCGCGTCCGCAATGCCCCCACCGGCCCTGGGAACACGGTCCAGGCGCGAAGACAATCCTTTCCCCTGCCCGCGCGGATAACCAGGTCTTGCCAGCGTGTTGCACCTTTCTGGCCTCGGTATTCCCTGACCACGCGGAGAACCACCCAACCTCGTAAGCGGTCGTTTTTTCCTTTGAAAACCCCACTGTCCGCGTTTTCGCAAAGACTTTAAAGAGGTCTCCCCGCCCTATTGAAAGTTTTTGAAGGGGGTCCCAGGGGGAAACTTTTTTCAAAAAGTTTCCCCCTGGCCGCCGGAGGCGCCGTTACACCGCGACGACCTCCAGCGCCTTGAAGCACTTGGGCGGGATAAGCTCCTGGTGCACGGCGAAGCGGGCCTTGGACACGGCCTTGTCCGCGTCGGTCGCCTCCACCTCCACCTCGCCGGAGAGCGGCGTTTCCACCTTGGTCCGGTAGGCCACCGCATAGGTCCCTTCCGCCTCCAGGGGGCGGATGGTAAGCGGTTCGAAATGAAAATAGGGTTCGTCCCGGCGCTGGTCGGGGTGCACGATGGCCTGGGCCGCGAGCATGGCCTGTCCCTTGCCGGAGGCCGTCACCACTTCAGTTCCTTCCTTGCCCTGCATGATCCTGGTTTCGTAGCGCACACGATATTTCGGCATGATCGACCAATCCATTTCCGGCCGGTGAGAGTTGCGCGGCCGGGCGTTGCTTTTTCCCGAAGGGTTGCTATCAATCCGGTTGTCGGACGCCAAGCCTTTCAACCTGTCCGGCAATCGACGTTTCCCATGTCCGAATACATTCACGATCCTGGCCGGCCCAAGCCGGAATCCCCCCCCGGGGGCCAGCCCTTCCCGCCCGATCCGCCCCGGGTGTCGTTTGTCCCCACGGACGCGCAGTGCCGTGAACTTTGGGACGCCTACGGCATGTTGCCCAACATCCGGGAGCATAGCGCCCTGGTCGCCTGTATGGCTACCGCCCTGGCGGAGGCGGCGGTGCGGGCCGGGCTCGATGTGGACGTGGCCACGGTGCGGGCGGCCGGTCTGCTGCACGATCTGGCCAAAACCTACACCATCCGCCACGGCGGCAACCACTGCCAGCTCGGCGGGGCCTGGGTGCAGGAACTGACCGGAAATCCGACCCTGGCCCAGGGCGTGGCCTGCCACGTCACCTGGAACCTTCCCATCGACCTGCGGGCGCATTTTCTGCCGCTGACGATCATTTACAGCGACAAACGGGTCAAGCACAACCAGATCGTCACCTTGGAAGCCCGATTCGACGATCTGCTGACCCGCTACGGCAAGACGGATTACATCCGGGAGCGCATCCGGGAATCCTTCCAACAGGCCTCGGCCATCGAAACGGCCCTGGCCCAAACCCTGGATTTGGATCTCCATGAAAGTACTTTTGGTTGCGGGCGGCTGGTCAAGTGAACGCGAGGTTTCGCTGTCCGGGGCCGTCCAGATCGGCAAGGCGCTAAAAAGCCTTGGCCACGAGGTCGTGCCCTGCGACCTGTCCGACGATTTTCCGGGGTTTGTCGCGGCGGCCCGGATCTGCGATTTCGCCTTTTTGAATCTCCACGGCGCGCCGGGCGAGGACGGCCTGCCCCAGGCCCTGCTCGACGCGGCCGGCGTGCCCTACCAGGGAGCCGGTCCGGCCGGCTCGTTTCTGGCGCTCAACAAGGCCGCATCCAAGCAGCTTTTCATCA containing:
- the clpA gene encoding ATP-dependent Clp protease ATP-binding subunit ClpA → MLSKKLEKVLTNAVKEVKRRNHEYLTLEHLLYAMLLEETGRDILVHCGANVVRLKHQLERFFTDHMEALPQNADSEVVQTISVQRVLQRAIMQMQSSGKQQVEVGDVLAAIFDEEDSYAVYYLKSHNVSRLDVLEYISHGSGREATTEGEGEAAAKSGSALEQYTVDLVAKAQKGEIDPLIGRDQELTRTIHVLLRRRKNNPIFVGDPGVGKTALAEGLALRIVGGDVPESFKDTLIYALDMGALLAGTKYRGDFEARLKGVLAELEQKPGAILFVDEIHTIVGAGATSGGTLDASNILKPVLGSGKLRCIGSTTYEEYKNYFEKDRALSRRFQKIDVGEPTIDEAVEIIKGLRTYYEAHHGVRYTPAGLRAAVELSARHINDRFLPDKAIDVIDEAGAVRKLTGNTKGAIGVAEMEKVVASMAKIPAARVTSSDKVRLENLEGELKDLIFGQDQAVDAIAKAILRSRAGLANDCKPTGSFLLAGPTGVGKTEMAKQLAAVLGINFVRFDMSEYMEKHAVARLIGSPPGYVGFEQGGLLTDAIRKHPYSVLLLDEIEKAHPDMFNILLQVMDYATLTDNNGRKADFGHVVLLMTTNAGAREMSAKSIGFGSGKPEDTSDKGLKAVNKLFSPEFRNRLDGIVTFKSLTPEIMDRIVQKYLRELNAQMAEKRVFVRLTPAAVTKLAEKGFDPDYGARPLARVIQEEIKDALAQEMLFGKLQKGGEALIDAAPKGAPELFSFTFAGRAPKKAAQEPAVVE
- the clpS gene encoding ATP-dependent Clp protease adapter ClpS; the protein is MSHPIEQEQPGLGVEVEEEVREPRRYKVLLHNDDYTTMEFVIQVLVGVFHKNENEATQIMLNVHNNGVGVCGEYTAEVAELKVSLVHRLAKENGYPLKCSMEEV
- a CDS encoding class IV adenylate cyclase, whose protein sequence is MSDADEIETKFAVTAFAPMREALAKAGGVRLSRVFEENIVFDTPDRALRHRDVLLRLRRDGEGRVTLKLPSETAVGSGIKVRREIETRVADPAVMESIFCALGYAPALRYEKIRETWQVGETHVCLDRLPFGRYLEIEGPAGTIAAVAEILGLSMADAIPLTYHALYQAHLAACGLPACDSFVFGPDERASVLSDLS
- the hypD gene encoding hydrogenase formation protein HypD, encoding MNSFEAFKDPQLCRALLARLTAEATTPFRFMEVCGTHTVAIFQSGLRSLLPPTITHLTGPGCPVCVTHESEVAAFLDLAGRDDVVLATFGDLMRVPGPKGRNLKTAKADGARVEVVYSPVDALAVAAANPGRTVVFLGVGFETTAPAVAATIKLAREQNLKNFRVLSFHKLVPPALEALLSDPDINVDAFVLPGHVSAIIGATPYAFVAGKYHVPSVIAGFEPLDILTALLDIAGMLKNDAPTIRNGYTRVVSDAGNPVAMAMMDEVFAPADALWRGLGLIPQSGLVLRDEFADFDAMRLPGVELKETPPLPGCRCGEVLKGKMAPNECPLFGKACTPATPVGPCMVSTEGGCAAYFKYRLDL
- a CDS encoding HypC/HybG/HupF family hydrogenase formation chaperone, whose product is MCLAVPMEITAIHDKVADVEIGGVTRQVRLDLIDAAPAVGDFVIVHAGFAIRRLDREDALETIKLFQEGLDLELV
- a CDS encoding HDIG domain-containing metalloprotein translates to MSEYIHDPGRPKPESPPGGQPFPPDPPRVSFVPTDAQCRELWDAYGMLPNIREHSALVACMATALAEAAVRAGLDVDVATVRAAGLLHDLAKTYTIRHGGNHCQLGGAWVQELTGNPTLAQGVACHVTWNLPIDLRAHFLPLTIIYSDKRVKHNQIVTLEARFDDLLTRYGKTDYIRERIRESFQQASAIETALAQTLDLDLHESTFGCGRLVK